From the genome of Methanothermobacter sp., one region includes:
- a CDS encoding ATP-binding protein: MAKITIDYDECDACGECVDVCPMEVLIIVDGKLKVQHPEECNECEVCMDVCPNECIEVEED, encoded by the coding sequence ATGGCAAAGATAACCATAGATTATGATGAATGTGATGCATGCGGAGAATGTGTCGATGTATGCCCGATGGAGGTACTCATAATAGTTGACGGTAAACTCAAGGTCCAGCACCCTGAGGAATGCAATGAATGTGAGGTATGCATGGACGTCTGCCCCAATGAGTGCATAGAGGTTGAGGAGGACTGA
- a CDS encoding MBL fold metallo-hydrolase yields MFLKIICLVEDTSKAPLRGEHGLSLYIESDIRVLFDMGQSRLFAENARRLGVDLRGVDLAVISHGHYDHGGGLRHFLEINDSADVLMGEGAFTPRYAVNGDWRFIGLEEIRDDRIKFISKTESFPGFTLIRDFGDLFEKPAGNRALFECLNGEPVPDRFSDELAIVIEEDGHLNLITGCSHSGILNIVSRAYDIFHKPVDLLVGGFHLEEPSEEVASRLGEFVRGPVYTGHCTSEKARLGLTEGPVNVNPLQTGTEIIT; encoded by the coding sequence ATGTTTCTGAAAATTATCTGCCTTGTTGAGGATACCTCAAAAGCGCCGCTGAGGGGTGAACATGGCCTATCACTGTACATCGAGTCTGACATCAGGGTACTCTTTGATATGGGACAGAGCAGACTCTTTGCAGAGAATGCCAGAAGACTGGGCGTTGACCTCAGGGGGGTGGATTTGGCGGTTATCTCACACGGCCACTATGACCATGGAGGAGGACTAAGACATTTCCTCGAAATCAATGACTCGGCAGATGTCCTCATGGGGGAGGGGGCATTTACACCACGCTATGCCGTTAATGGTGACTGGAGGTTCATAGGCCTCGAGGAAATCCGCGACGACAGGATAAAGTTCATCTCTAAAACTGAGAGCTTTCCAGGTTTCACGCTGATCCGGGACTTTGGAGATCTTTTCGAGAAACCCGCTGGTAACAGGGCCCTCTTTGAATGTTTAAATGGCGAACCTGTTCCTGACAGGTTTTCCGATGAACTGGCCATTGTTATTGAAGAAGATGGTCATCTTAACCTCATAACGGGTTGCTCACATAGCGGCATACTCAACATTGTCAGTAGGGCCTATGATATCTTTCATAAACCCGTGGATCTTCTTGTGGGTGGTTTCCACCTTGAGGAACCCTCAGAGGAGGTTGCATCCCGGCTTGGAGAATTTGTTAGAGGTCCCGTCTACACTGGTCACTGCACATCAGAGAAGGCACGACTCGGTCTTACTGAGGGTCCAGTTAATGTCAATCCACTCCAGACAGGCACGGAGATCATCACATGA
- the mfnA gene encoding tyrosine decarboxylase MfnA encodes MDEKGLPEERVLELLEEFRSRDMTYTSGRILGSMCTSSHPLARRVYCDFLESNLGDPGLFRGTRELESRVIGMLGELLSEPAAAGHIITGGTEANLMAMRAARNMAGADKPEIIVPKSAHFSFRKASDIMGLELREAELDRDYRVDVGSVREMISDNTVAIVGVAGTTELGRIDPIAELSDICIEEGIHLHVDAAFGGFIIPFLRDAGFELPEFDFKLPGVSSITIDPHKMGLAPIPSGCILFRDETYLDAMSIETPYLTEKQQSTIVGTRTGASAAATWAVLKHMGRSGYRELALRVMDVTSRLNEGLKDLGYEPVIEPELNIVAFNHPSMSPEKLASRLEEMGWAVSVSACPPAIRVVVMPHIKAEHIELFLEDLKTLI; translated from the coding sequence ATGGATGAAAAGGGCCTCCCTGAGGAAAGGGTCCTCGAACTTCTTGAGGAATTCAGGTCAAGGGACATGACCTACACCTCAGGCAGAATACTTGGATCCATGTGCACATCATCACACCCCCTTGCAAGGAGGGTTTACTGTGACTTCCTGGAGTCCAACCTTGGCGACCCAGGACTCTTCAGGGGAACCAGGGAACTTGAATCCCGCGTTATAGGAATGCTGGGGGAACTCCTATCAGAACCCGCTGCAGCGGGCCACATAATAACAGGGGGCACCGAGGCCAACCTCATGGCCATGAGGGCCGCCAGGAACATGGCTGGAGCTGATAAACCCGAGATAATAGTCCCCAAATCAGCCCATTTCTCCTTCAGAAAGGCCTCGGATATAATGGGTCTTGAACTCAGGGAGGCGGAGCTGGACAGGGACTACCGGGTCGATGTGGGGTCCGTCAGGGAGATGATATCAGATAATACCGTGGCCATCGTAGGGGTTGCAGGGACAACTGAACTCGGGAGGATAGACCCCATAGCCGAGCTCTCAGATATATGCATTGAGGAGGGCATCCACCTCCACGTGGACGCGGCATTCGGGGGATTCATAATACCCTTCCTACGGGATGCTGGTTTTGAACTCCCTGAATTTGACTTTAAACTTCCGGGTGTATCGTCCATCACCATAGACCCCCATAAGATGGGCCTTGCCCCGATACCCAGTGGCTGCATACTCTTCAGGGACGAAACCTACCTGGACGCCATGAGCATAGAGACCCCCTACCTCACAGAGAAGCAGCAGTCAACGATAGTCGGCACAAGGACAGGTGCCTCCGCAGCTGCAACATGGGCGGTCCTCAAGCACATGGGTCGCAGCGGGTACCGTGAACTCGCCCTGAGGGTGATGGATGTAACCTCCAGATTAAACGAGGGCCTTAAGGATCTTGGATATGAACCGGTAATTGAACCGGAACTCAACATAGTCGCATTCAATCACCCATCCATGAGTCCAGAGAAACTTGCCTCCAGACTCGAGGAGATGGGATGGGCAGTCTCTGTATCAGCATGCCCACCAGCCATAAGGGTTGTTGTCATGCCCCACATCAAGGCGGAGCACATTGAACTATTCCTTGAGGACCTCAAAACCCTTATTTAG
- the queC gene encoding 7-cyano-7-deazaguanine synthase QueC, giving the protein MSRAISILSAGMDSAVATALLASEYEIHALTFDYGQRSAAMEIEHARKLSKHLGIEHTIIELPWLGRLGGSALTAGGEIPSPADLDDREECLETARMVWVPGRNIVFTAIGVSFAEALDADAVIVGWDLEEAETFPDNSAEFLDAFNRLLGIGTLRGVEVRAPLIGMTKREIVEVGSALGLPFELTYSCYTGGEVHCGVCESCLRRKRAFKLAGVEDPTEYLE; this is encoded by the coding sequence ATGAGTAGGGCGATCAGCATACTGTCAGCTGGCATGGACTCTGCAGTTGCAACAGCACTGCTAGCATCTGAATATGAGATCCACGCTTTAACATTCGATTACGGCCAGAGAAGTGCCGCAATGGAGATTGAACACGCCAGGAAACTTTCGAAGCACCTTGGCATTGAACACACAATCATTGAACTCCCCTGGCTTGGAAGACTTGGTGGTTCCGCCCTCACAGCGGGGGGTGAGATACCCTCACCGGCAGATCTTGATGACAGGGAGGAGTGCCTTGAGACGGCAAGGATGGTCTGGGTACCCGGGAGGAACATAGTCTTCACAGCCATTGGTGTTTCCTTTGCAGAGGCCTTGGATGCAGATGCGGTTATAGTGGGGTGGGACCTTGAGGAGGCCGAGACCTTCCCTGATAACTCCGCAGAGTTCCTTGATGCATTCAACAGGCTCCTGGGTATAGGTACGCTCCGGGGTGTTGAGGTGAGGGCGCCACTTATAGGTATGACCAAGAGGGAGATCGTTGAGGTTGGCTCTGCTCTGGGTCTGCCCTTTGAGTTGACCTACTCATGTTACACTGGAGGTGAGGTCCACTGTGGTGTCTGCGAGTCCTGCCTGAGGAGGAAGAGGGCCTTCAAACTTGCAGGTGTTGAGGATCCCACAGAATACCTTGAATAG
- the cobS gene encoding adenosylcobinamide-GDP ribazoletransferase, with protein sequence MDFLRKFAGLISFSTIFPLGSEATVEEIASLTLHWPLVGALIGVIVGSGGLLASLILPYPVVACAAYALAIWFTGFHHLDGLIDMGDALMSHGSFERKIEIMRDPRIGTGGLGLLIMVSSLTVASVYSIPSDIIFQGLLISEVSAKICLTGCALVSRPLDSGTGRHFIIAARSPLIAPVWFLWSAAAYLLLGIPGAVGVAVAAASGVFIGFTARRNFYWSTGDVLGASNEIGRMTGLLGIAAAIQLT encoded by the coding sequence ATGGATTTTCTGAGGAAATTCGCTGGTCTCATATCATTTTCAACCATATTCCCCCTGGGTTCAGAGGCGACCGTTGAGGAGATAGCCTCCCTGACACTACACTGGCCACTTGTGGGGGCCCTCATAGGGGTCATTGTGGGGTCAGGGGGTCTTTTAGCATCCCTCATACTCCCCTACCCGGTGGTTGCCTGTGCCGCATATGCCCTTGCCATATGGTTCACCGGCTTCCACCACCTTGATGGTCTCATAGACATGGGTGATGCCCTCATGTCCCATGGGAGCTTCGAGAGGAAGATAGAGATAATGAGGGACCCCCGTATCGGTACCGGTGGACTGGGGCTTCTCATTATGGTCTCCTCACTGACAGTGGCATCAGTATATTCCATTCCATCAGATATCATATTCCAGGGCCTTTTAATTTCAGAGGTCTCTGCAAAGATATGCCTTACTGGCTGTGCACTGGTCTCAAGGCCCCTTGACAGTGGCACAGGGAGGCACTTTATAATTGCGGCCAGGAGCCCTCTCATCGCGCCTGTGTGGTTCCTCTGGTCAGCTGCAGCCTACCTGTTACTGGGGATCCCGGGGGCTGTTGGTGTTGCCGTGGCCGCTGCCTCGGGAGTATTCATAGGATTTACCGCGAGGAGAAACTTCTACTGGAGCACAGGTGATGTTCTCGGGGCCTCAAATGAGATTGGGAGGATGACTGGTCTCCTGGGGATTGCTGCGGCCATCCAGTTAACATAA
- a CDS encoding inositol-3-phosphate synthase: MDKIKIAIVGVGNCASSLIQGIYYYRNKDARDSIGLMHWDIGGYRPGDIEVVAAFDVDKRKVGKDLSEAIFAPPNCTTVFCDDIPLMGVEVSMGHVLDGVAPHMKDYPEDQTFVVADAEPVDVVEVLRESGSEILLNYLPVGSEEAARFYAECALEAGVAYINNMPVFIASDPQWAARFEERGIPIVGDDIKAQLGATITHRTLANLFKKRGVRLDRTYQINTGGNTDFLNMLNRDRLDSKKESKTEAVQSILGDERLDEENIHIGPSDYIPWQKDNKICFLRMEGRLFGDVPMNLELRLSVEDSPNSAGCVIDAIRCCKLAIDRGVGGTLTSISAYTMKHPPVQYTDDVAANMVDEFIEGKRER; encoded by the coding sequence TTGGATAAGATAAAGATTGCAATAGTCGGTGTGGGAAACTGTGCCAGCTCCCTGATTCAGGGGATATACTATTATCGTAACAAGGATGCCCGTGATTCAATAGGACTCATGCACTGGGATATTGGGGGTTACAGGCCAGGGGACATTGAGGTTGTGGCGGCCTTCGATGTGGATAAGAGAAAGGTCGGGAAAGACTTGAGCGAGGCCATATTCGCACCCCCAAACTGCACGACGGTATTCTGTGATGATATACCCCTGATGGGTGTTGAGGTATCCATGGGGCACGTTCTTGATGGTGTGGCGCCCCACATGAAGGATTACCCTGAAGATCAGACCTTCGTTGTAGCAGACGCCGAACCTGTTGATGTTGTTGAGGTCCTCAGGGAAAGTGGGTCTGAGATACTACTCAACTATCTACCCGTGGGATCAGAGGAGGCAGCAAGGTTCTATGCTGAGTGCGCACTCGAGGCCGGGGTTGCCTACATAAACAACATGCCTGTCTTCATAGCCAGTGATCCTCAATGGGCCGCCAGATTTGAGGAGAGGGGGATACCAATTGTTGGTGACGATATAAAGGCCCAGCTTGGAGCCACCATAACCCACAGAACCCTGGCAAACCTCTTTAAAAAGAGGGGTGTCAGGCTTGATCGGACCTACCAGATAAACACCGGTGGGAACACTGACTTCCTCAACATGCTCAACCGTGACAGGCTTGACTCAAAGAAGGAATCCAAGACTGAAGCAGTTCAGTCAATACTGGGCGATGAAAGGCTGGATGAGGAGAACATCCACATAGGCCCCAGCGACTACATACCCTGGCAGAAGGACAATAAGATCTGCTTCCTAAGGATGGAGGGCAGGCTCTTCGGGGATGTCCCAATGAACCTTGAGCTGAGGCTGAGTGTTGAGGACTCACCCAACTCCGCTGGATGCGTCATCGACGCCATAAGGTGCTGCAAACTTGCAATTGACCGTGGAGTGGGCGGCACACTCACATCAATATCAGCCTACACAATGAAGCATCCTCCGGTCCAGTACACTGATGATGTGGCCGCCAATATGGTGGATGAATTCATTGAGGGTAAAAGAGAGAGATAA
- a CDS encoding tRNA (cytidine(56)-2'-O)-methyltransferase, which produces MMDIRVLRLGHRKSRDARITTHVCLTARAFGASEVILSGEEDPKLMEGVDDVVKRWGGPFRVSYRRNWQGVIESWKKRGGEVVHLTMYGLPARDVIPDLRESPAGKLVVVGGARVPGKVYRLADYNVGVTNQPHSEVSSLAVFLHMLLDGAEFDLKFENPMIEIVPQARGKKLIERRGDADAQGDR; this is translated from the coding sequence ATAATGGATATCAGGGTTTTAAGGTTAGGTCACAGGAAGTCACGGGATGCGAGGATCACGACACACGTGTGCCTCACCGCAAGGGCCTTCGGGGCATCTGAGGTCATACTTAGTGGTGAGGAGGACCCGAAACTCATGGAGGGCGTTGATGATGTTGTTAAGAGGTGGGGCGGACCCTTCAGGGTGAGTTACAGGAGAAACTGGCAGGGCGTCATTGAGTCCTGGAAGAAGAGGGGTGGGGAGGTTGTGCACCTCACAATGTATGGTCTACCTGCAAGGGACGTTATACCTGATCTAAGGGAAAGTCCAGCAGGTAAACTCGTGGTTGTGGGGGGCGCTAGGGTCCCCGGGAAGGTCTACAGGCTTGCAGATTACAATGTTGGGGTGACGAATCAGCCCCACTCAGAGGTCTCATCCCTTGCAGTCTTCCTCCACATGCTCCTTGATGGAGCCGAATTCGACCTCAAGTTTGAGAACCCCATGATAGAGATTGTGCCCCAGGCCCGCGGAAAGAAATTGATTGAGAGGAGAGGTGATGCTGATGCTCAGGGTGATAGATAA
- the cobZ gene encoding alpha-ribazole phosphatase CobZ yields MNEKLNLNGAEVVIESDLVRVRAESGLVAASGTISTSTEVTLELPGPPEVTCAGNVLSVFSAGDFLHVLVVCGERCGDRIPEILQLAVREITLALGLLTEILEPRVTVVSMPGDDGFRAPDLRKSLRLSSQRLLLEGPGVEELLELHGVTAEAMVDAGMELVVGAEVTDELRERVRSEINRALGDLNVRVLLAAALHIEDDIRRRRLLGVDLTDDPAYLYSDEVIGMAVANQVAGTKAIFNFKRYDEEKPGVIGELGPMVDDAVAGLIAGCMSRLFE; encoded by the coding sequence TTGAATGAAAAGTTAAATCTTAACGGTGCAGAGGTTGTAATCGAATCTGATCTTGTGAGGGTGAGGGCAGAATCCGGGCTTGTGGCTGCCTCAGGAACCATCAGCACATCCACTGAGGTTACCCTCGAACTCCCAGGCCCCCCTGAGGTTACATGTGCGGGTAACGTGCTCTCGGTATTCTCTGCTGGAGATTTCCTCCACGTCCTCGTGGTCTGTGGGGAGCGGTGCGGTGACCGCATACCTGAAATCCTGCAGCTTGCTGTAAGGGAGATAACATTGGCGCTGGGGTTACTCACAGAAATCCTGGAGCCGAGGGTAACCGTGGTCTCCATGCCCGGTGATGACGGCTTCCGTGCACCTGACTTAAGGAAGTCCCTGAGGCTTTCGTCTCAGAGGTTACTCCTTGAGGGCCCGGGGGTTGAGGAACTCCTGGAGCTGCATGGTGTGACAGCTGAGGCCATGGTCGATGCTGGTATGGAACTCGTGGTTGGAGCTGAGGTCACAGATGAACTGAGGGAGAGGGTGCGTTCCGAGATAAACCGTGCGCTGGGGGACCTGAACGTTCGTGTGCTTCTTGCCGCGGCACTGCATATTGAGGATGACATCAGAAGAAGGAGGCTTCTTGGAGTGGACCTCACAGATGACCCGGCCTACCTCTACAGTGATGAGGTGATAGGCATGGCGGTTGCCAATCAGGTGGCGGGCACCAAGGCAATCTTCAACTTCAAGCGCTACGATGAGGAGAAACCGGGTGTGATAGGGGAACTCGGACCCATGGTGGATGATGCAGTCGCTGGACTCATAGCAGGCTGCATGTCAAGGCTGTTTGAGTGA
- a CDS encoding fumarate hydratase C-terminal domain-containing protein — protein MRISTPTTRRELEELSPGDCVIIDGIIYTGRDAALPKLVAALKRGEEPFDVRGAAIMHTAVSPAGIAPTSSNKEDIEESMPYLASRGVLVHIGKGKLKDETVRALGDAGAVFVVTPPVAALLTSRIKSRRVAAFEEEGMEAIFELRVQGIPGIVAAAGGRSVYD, from the coding sequence ATGAGGATATCTACACCAACAACGAGAAGGGAACTTGAGGAGCTCAGTCCCGGAGACTGTGTTATCATAGATGGTATCATATACACTGGAAGGGACGCTGCGCTCCCTAAACTTGTGGCTGCCCTCAAGAGGGGTGAGGAGCCATTTGATGTGAGGGGTGCTGCGATAATGCACACAGCAGTAAGCCCGGCCGGAATAGCCCCCACAAGCAGTAACAAGGAGGACATAGAGGAGAGCATGCCTTACCTGGCATCAAGGGGTGTGCTGGTCCATATAGGTAAGGGAAAACTTAAGGATGAAACCGTGAGGGCACTTGGTGATGCCGGGGCGGTTTTCGTTGTAACACCACCTGTCGCGGCACTCCTCACAAGCCGTATTAAATCAAGAAGAGTCGCTGCATTTGAGGAGGAGGGTATGGAGGCCATCTTTGAGCTCAGAGTCCAGGGGATCCCCGGTATAGTGGCGGCAGCCGGCGGAAGGTCAGTCTACGATTGA
- the upp gene encoding uracil phosphoribosyltransferase yields the protein MLMLRVIDNLVVREILTGIRRRGIDPASFRKGISDIGRYLAYEFADTLRWREVDVETPLGVASGVEITDRNRIVVLSILRASLPFTEGVMRVFPEAEQGIVGACRSDDPPFNVSVDYLRVPELDGKIMVIADPMLATGNTVMGILEALEAYGTPERTVLFNVISSRPGLERVLELGMEVYTCSVEDELNDRGYIVPGLGDAGDLAFGRPSE from the coding sequence ATGCTGATGCTCAGGGTGATAGATAACCTGGTTGTAAGGGAGATTCTAACGGGTATAAGGAGGAGGGGGATTGACCCCGCCAGTTTCAGGAAGGGCATATCTGATATAGGCCGCTACTTGGCCTATGAATTCGCAGATACCCTCAGGTGGCGTGAGGTTGATGTTGAAACACCACTGGGGGTTGCATCGGGTGTTGAGATCACAGATAGAAACAGGATCGTTGTGCTGAGCATCCTCAGGGCATCACTTCCATTCACAGAGGGCGTTATGAGGGTTTTCCCCGAGGCAGAACAGGGTATAGTTGGGGCCTGCAGGTCAGATGATCCTCCCTTCAATGTTTCAGTCGACTACCTGAGGGTCCCTGAACTGGATGGTAAGATAATGGTGATAGCTGACCCCATGCTTGCAACTGGTAACACGGTTATGGGGATCCTTGAGGCCCTTGAGGCATACGGCACACCTGAGAGGACCGTCCTATTCAATGTTATATCCTCAAGGCCCGGCCTTGAGAGGGTCCTTGAATTGGGTATGGAGGTCTACACTTGCAGTGTTGAGGATGAACTCAACGACAGGGGCTACATTGTACCGGGACTGGGGGATGCCGGGGACCTTGCATTTGGAAGGCCATCAGAATAG
- a CDS encoding MJ1244 family protein — protein sequence MKVHLRVFVEVENLGRVMNILADEGVTGFYIVEYKGVSPTEWRGFSIKEDPKSAISLIHDYARDAVLVCSVVDEELVDPIVARFSRELGDEKYTIIEIPIRRIIVNSPPE from the coding sequence ATGAAGGTGCATCTACGGGTATTCGTGGAGGTTGAGAACCTGGGCCGCGTCATGAACATACTGGCAGATGAGGGCGTCACAGGCTTCTACATAGTTGAATACAAGGGCGTCTCCCCAACAGAGTGGAGGGGATTCTCAATCAAGGAGGACCCCAAGTCAGCAATCTCACTCATACATGACTATGCAAGGGACGCGGTCCTGGTATGCTCGGTGGTTGACGAGGAGCTCGTTGACCCCATCGTGGCCAGGTTCAGCAGGGAGCTTGGTGATGAGAAGTACACCATAATAGAGATACCCATAAGGAGAATAATAGTCAATTCACCACCAGAGTGA
- the larC gene encoding nickel pincer cofactor biosynthesis protein LarC yields MVTVIDPQLAGVSGNMMVGALIDLGAHPERTAEVMEEAASHFGGASVEVSEVKRSGLRATHVDVRADDSLSIGYMEFLKRLERISHPGIDDEMLSMARAVFHTMAQAEATVHGVKLDDVHFHEVGAADAVADVLGTVFAYFDLNLQRDTVYTLPVAVGGGTVSGAHGKTPVPAPATVEILRGFPVNGGPVEMELATPTGAALLVNMVRGYRRFYPSMEIQATGYGAGDMDPDFPNVLRVVRGSEAVHHDMVTLLETNVDHLSGEVLGNLFESLMDAGALDVTLTPVIMKKNRPGQLIRVICRENDHEMILKHLFSETGTLGVRIFPQVHRGVLERRIMEAEVDIKGRRRARFKVGLLGSRVVNARIEYEDARRISLETGIPLRDVMEMAEKQFRDFMKNNDKE; encoded by the coding sequence ATGGTAACGGTCATAGACCCCCAGCTTGCAGGGGTATCAGGTAACATGATGGTTGGGGCCCTCATAGACCTGGGGGCCCACCCTGAGAGGACAGCGGAGGTCATGGAGGAGGCGGCATCCCACTTTGGGGGGGCCAGCGTGGAGGTTTCAGAGGTTAAGAGGTCAGGCCTCAGGGCAACCCACGTGGATGTGAGGGCAGACGACTCCCTCAGCATAGGCTACATGGAATTTTTAAAGCGCCTTGAGAGGATCAGCCATCCGGGTATTGATGATGAGATGCTCTCAATGGCAAGGGCAGTGTTCCATACCATGGCACAGGCAGAGGCCACGGTTCATGGCGTGAAACTGGATGATGTCCACTTCCATGAAGTTGGGGCCGCTGATGCAGTTGCAGATGTCCTTGGGACTGTATTTGCCTACTTTGACCTCAACCTTCAGAGGGATACGGTCTACACGCTACCTGTGGCGGTTGGGGGAGGTACAGTGAGCGGTGCCCATGGAAAGACACCTGTCCCTGCACCGGCAACAGTTGAGATACTCAGGGGGTTCCCTGTGAATGGAGGGCCGGTTGAGATGGAACTTGCAACACCCACAGGGGCCGCGCTCCTTGTTAACATGGTTAGGGGATACAGGAGGTTCTATCCTTCAATGGAGATCCAGGCCACCGGTTACGGTGCAGGGGACATGGACCCTGATTTCCCGAATGTCCTGAGGGTGGTGAGGGGCTCAGAGGCGGTGCACCATGACATGGTAACGCTACTTGAGACCAATGTGGATCACCTCAGCGGGGAGGTCCTGGGTAACCTCTTCGAGAGTCTCATGGATGCAGGTGCCCTTGACGTTACACTCACACCGGTTATAATGAAGAAAAACCGTCCAGGACAGCTAATAAGGGTCATATGCAGGGAAAATGACCATGAAATGATACTTAAACACCTATTCTCTGAGACAGGAACACTTGGTGTGAGGATATTCCCCCAGGTTCACAGGGGCGTCCTTGAGAGGAGAATCATGGAGGCAGAGGTTGATATAAAGGGGAGAAGAAGGGCCAGGTTCAAGGTGGGCCTCCTGGGTTCAAGGGTTGTGAATGCAAGGATAGAATACGAGGATGCAAGGAGGATATCACTTGAGACAGGGATACCCCTCAGGGATGTCATGGAAATGGCCGAGAAACAGTTCAGAGATTTCATGAAGAATAATGATAAAGAATAA
- the oadA gene encoding sodium-extruding oxaloacetate decarboxylase subunit alpha, translated as MKGIKVVETAFRDAHQSLLATRLRTRDMIPIAEEMDRVGFFSLEAWGGATFDTCIRYLNEDPWERLLELKDHIKRTPIQMLLRGQNLVGYKHYPDDIVRKFIEKSYENGVDVFRIFDALNDLRNMEYAIKVAREQDAHVQGVICYTISPYHTLESYVDFARELEALECDSVAIKDMAGLISPHDAYELVSALKEETDLMVNLHCHCTSGMTPMSYYAACEAGVDILDTAISPLSWGASQPPTESLVAALRDTPYDTGLDLKILKNIKKYFEEIRKKYSSILDPIAEQIDTDVLIYQIPGGMLSNLVAQLKEQNALDRYEEVLEEMPRVRKDMGYPPLVTPTSQIVGIQAVMNVLSGERYSMVTNEVKDYFRGLYGRPPAPVNEEVARKVIGDEEPIDCRPADILKPQYEECRKRGEEMGIIEKEEDILTLALYPAIAPKFLRGEVEEEPLEPPVEERAPAGDVPTVFHVEVDGDEFNVKVVPTGYMTIEEAEPEPLNVEGAVRSTMQGMVVKLKVSEGDHVNAGDVVAVIEAMKMENDIQTPHGGVVERIYAGEGERVETGDILMVIK; from the coding sequence ATGAAAGGGATAAAGGTCGTTGAAACAGCATTCAGGGATGCGCATCAGTCACTTCTTGCAACTCGCCTCCGGACAAGGGACATGATACCCATCGCAGAGGAGATGGACAGGGTTGGTTTCTTCTCACTGGAGGCATGGGGAGGCGCAACCTTCGATACATGCATACGTTACCTGAACGAGGATCCATGGGAGAGGCTGCTGGAACTCAAGGATCACATAAAGAGGACCCCAATACAGATGCTCCTCCGTGGTCAGAACCTGGTGGGTTACAAGCACTACCCTGATGACATCGTGAGGAAGTTCATTGAGAAGTCCTATGAAAACGGCGTTGATGTGTTCAGAATATTCGACGCCCTTAATGACCTCCGGAACATGGAGTACGCCATAAAGGTTGCCAGGGAACAGGACGCCCATGTGCAGGGGGTTATCTGCTACACCATAAGCCCATACCATACACTTGAAAGTTACGTGGACTTTGCAAGGGAACTCGAGGCCCTTGAATGTGACTCAGTTGCCATTAAGGATATGGCAGGTTTAATTTCACCCCACGATGCCTACGAACTTGTAAGTGCCCTTAAAGAGGAAACAGACCTCATGGTAAATCTTCACTGCCACTGCACAAGTGGTATGACACCCATGAGTTACTATGCGGCCTGTGAGGCGGGGGTTGATATCCTTGACACCGCAATATCCCCCCTATCCTGGGGTGCCTCACAGCCTCCGACCGAGAGCCTCGTTGCTGCCCTCAGGGACACCCCCTATGATACAGGACTCGACCTCAAGATCCTGAAGAACATCAAGAAGTACTTCGAGGAGATCAGAAAGAAGTACAGCAGCATACTGGACCCCATCGCCGAGCAGATCGACACAGACGTCCTCATCTACCAGATACCCGGGGGTATGCTATCAAACCTTGTTGCACAGCTCAAGGAACAGAACGCCCTTGACAGGTACGAGGAGGTCCTTGAGGAGATGCCCCGCGTGAGGAAGGACATGGGTTACCCTCCACTTGTAACTCCAACAAGCCAGATAGTGGGTATACAGGCTGTTATGAATGTCCTGAGTGGTGAAAGGTACAGTATGGTCACCAATGAGGTGAAGGACTACTTCAGGGGACTCTACGGTAGGCCGCCCGCACCTGTAAATGAGGAGGTCGCAAGGAAGGTCATCGGCGATGAGGAGCCCATCGACTGCAGACCCGCAGACATCCTCAAGCCCCAGTACGAGGAGTGCAGGAAGAGGGGTGAGGAGATGGGCATAATAGAGAAGGAGGAGGACATACTGACCCTCGCACTCTACCCTGCCATAGCACCCAAGTTCCTGAGGGGAGAGGTTGAGGAGGAACCACTAGAGCCCCCCGTGGAGGAAAGGGCACCTGCAGGTGATGTGCCAACGGTCTTCCATGTTGAGGTGGACGGTGACGAATTCAACGTAAAGGTCGTGCCCACAGGATACATGACCATCGAGGAGGCTGAACCAGAACCCCTGAATGTTGAGGGTGCCGTCAGGTCAACGATGCAGGGCATGGTTGTGAAGCTGAAGGTCAGTGAGGGTGACCATGTGAATGCAGGGGATGTTGTGGCTGTTATTGAGGCCATGAAGATGGAGAACGACATCCAGACACCCCACGGTGGCGTTGTTGAGAGGATATACGCAGGCGAGGGCGAAAGGGTTGAGACAGGTGACATCCTCATGGTCATAAAATAA